In Pristiophorus japonicus isolate sPriJap1 chromosome 2, sPriJap1.hap1, whole genome shotgun sequence, one genomic interval encodes:
- the rpl18 gene encoding large ribosomal subunit protein eL18, producing MHRKESKSQDIYLRLLVKLCRFLAHRLNASFNNVVLKCLFVSRTNRPPLSLARLIRKMKMSSREDKTAVVVGTITDDVRIWDIPKLKVCTLRVTDGVRLRILKSGSQIMTSDQLALAASKSQGTVLLSGPGKGREVYRHFGPAPSAPHSHTKPYICSKGRKFEKARGRRASQGYKN from the coding sequence ATGCACCGGAAGGAGTCCAAGAGCCAGGACATCTACCTGCGGCTGCTGGTCAAGTTGTGCAGATTTCTGGCCCATCGGTTGAACGCCTCCTTCAATAATGTCGTGCTGAAGTGTCTCTTCGTGAGCCGTACCAATCGTCCACCACTGTCTCTGGCAAGACTGATACGCAAAATGAAGATGTCGAGCCGTGAGGACAAAACTGCAGTTGTCGTGGGAACAATAACCGATGACGTTCGCATCTGGGACATTCCCAAGCTGAAGGTGTGCACACTGCGAGTGACCGATGGGGTCAGACTTCGTATCCTAAAGTCTGGAAGTCAGATCATGACCTCTGATCAGTTAGCTTTGGCCGCTTCGAAGAGTCAGGGTACAGTGCTTCTCTCGGGACCCGGGAAAGGGCGTGAGGTGTACAGACATTTTGGACCAGCTCCTAGTGCTCCACACAGCCACACCAAGCCTTACATCTGCTCGAAGGGCCGTAAGTTCGAGAAAGCCAGGGGTCGCAGGGCCAGTCAGGGTTACAAGAACTGA